In Sphingobacterium sp. PCS056, the following proteins share a genomic window:
- the bcp gene encoding thioredoxin-dependent thiol peroxidase: protein MATLEVGQKAPAITATNQNGESISLSDFMGTKVILYFYPKDNTPGCTTEACNFRDNYQSLKKEGFEVIGVSIDGEASHQKFINKHELPFQLLVDEDQKIVNDYGVWVEKNMYGKKYMGTARTTFVIDEQGNIAHIVKKVDNKNASQQIRDLIK, encoded by the coding sequence ATGGCAACACTAGAAGTAGGACAAAAAGCACCTGCAATAACGGCTACAAACCAAAATGGAGAAAGCATTTCTTTGTCAGATTTTATGGGCACAAAAGTAATTTTGTATTTCTACCCAAAAGATAATACGCCAGGCTGCACGACAGAAGCTTGCAATTTTAGAGATAATTACCAGTCTCTAAAAAAGGAAGGTTTCGAAGTTATAGGTGTCAGTATTGATGGAGAAGCATCGCATCAAAAATTTATCAACAAGCATGAACTACCCTTTCAACTGCTGGTGGATGAAGACCAAAAAATTGTCAATGACTACGGCGTATGGGTCGAGAAAAACATGTACGGCAAAAAATACATGGGGACAGCACGTACAACATTTGTCATTGATGAACAAGGAAATATTGCACATATTGTTAAAAAGGTAGATAATAAAAATGCCTCACAACAAATCCGTGATCTAATAAAATAG
- a CDS encoding M23 family metallopeptidase produces MKKLSFIISLLTLATTTIQAQDIIKHRQYPQNYFRRPMDIAPQASGSFGELRATHFHGGDDYRTQQKINIPVYAVADGFVSRIRVQIGGGGNSVYVDHPNGYTSVYLHLESFNNELNAFIKAEQYKQKRFDVDLFLKPGQFNLKKGQLLANSGNTGGSAGPHLHFEIRDTKQQLPFNTQLFGLTFPDDTKPIIRGLTVYDLADPIFNENTPRRHQTVKALANGNYSLSGNSPIPVNGRFGLGINTVDKRKGISFTYGVYSIELFLDNKNISTVLFEAIPFDKTRAIHSYIDYPYWKKSNVRVQKSFKQPGNPIDIYYQLENNGVMELQDDQVHQVRYVVKDVQGNATEINFEVQRDATYVVKNTPSNAGKYFNFLLDNVFQADNVKVTVPKNTLYDNLNFTYSEGPKPVNAYSQLQRIHNKFTPVFGSYILSIRPTAELTKELYSKAMLMSTDGGSQGGKYENGLVTGSVRSFGDFYIAVDTIAPTITARNLINNKNVSAQKQIDFTISDNLSGIQSFNAYIDGEWVLMKYDPKNRHIWHTFESNLSAGKHNFKLEVKDWKDNVRVYEANFTR; encoded by the coding sequence ATGAAGAAATTAAGTTTTATAATCAGTCTGCTCACTCTAGCTACGACAACGATACAAGCACAAGATATCATCAAACATCGTCAATATCCACAAAATTACTTTAGACGGCCTATGGATATCGCTCCACAGGCATCTGGTTCATTTGGCGAATTGAGGGCTACTCATTTTCATGGTGGCGATGATTACCGCACACAGCAGAAAATTAATATACCTGTTTATGCTGTAGCAGATGGTTTTGTGTCACGTATTCGTGTACAAATTGGTGGTGGCGGAAATTCGGTTTATGTCGATCATCCTAACGGGTATACTTCTGTATATTTACATTTAGAAAGCTTCAACAATGAACTAAATGCTTTTATAAAAGCAGAACAATATAAACAAAAGCGCTTTGATGTTGATTTATTTCTAAAACCAGGGCAGTTTAATTTAAAAAAAGGTCAGCTTTTAGCCAACTCTGGTAATACGGGTGGTTCGGCAGGACCACATCTTCATTTTGAAATCCGAGACACAAAGCAGCAACTTCCTTTTAACACTCAATTATTCGGACTTACCTTTCCCGATGATACTAAACCCATTATTCGAGGTCTAACAGTTTATGATCTTGCAGACCCCATTTTCAATGAAAATACACCAAGAAGACACCAGACTGTAAAAGCGCTTGCAAATGGCAACTATAGTCTTTCTGGTAACTCTCCCATTCCTGTTAATGGCAGATTTGGTTTAGGGATTAACACCGTGGATAAACGCAAAGGCATTTCCTTTACGTATGGAGTATACTCGATTGAACTGTTTTTGGACAACAAAAATATCAGCACTGTCCTATTCGAAGCAATTCCATTTGATAAAACACGTGCTATCCATTCGTACATCGATTACCCCTACTGGAAAAAATCGAATGTTCGCGTACAAAAAAGTTTCAAGCAGCCTGGAAACCCGATAGACATCTACTATCAATTGGAAAATAATGGTGTTATGGAGCTCCAAGATGACCAAGTGCATCAAGTTCGCTACGTTGTAAAAGATGTACAGGGTAATGCAACAGAAATAAATTTTGAAGTGCAAAGGGATGCTACCTACGTGGTGAAAAATACTCCATCAAACGCAGGAAAGTACTTCAATTTTCTACTTGACAATGTTTTTCAAGCTGATAATGTAAAGGTGACTGTTCCTAAAAACACCTTGTACGACAATCTGAATTTTACATATAGCGAAGGTCCCAAACCTGTCAATGCCTACTCGCAACTTCAGCGTATTCATAATAAATTTACTCCTGTATTTGGTTCGTACATATTAAGCATTAGACCAACTGCAGAGCTCACAAAGGAACTTTACAGCAAAGCAATGCTTATGTCCACTGATGGTGGATCTCAAGGAGGAAAATATGAAAATGGCTTAGTGACAGGATCGGTACGCAGTTTTGGCGATTTCTATATTGCAGTCGATACAATCGCACCAACGATTACGGCTCGTAATTTAATAAATAATAAAAATGTCTCTGCCCAGAAACAGATCGACTTTACCATTTCAGATAATTTATCCGGTATTCAATCCTTTAATGCCTATATCGATGGCGAATGGGTACTGATGAAGTATGACCCTAAAAACCGTCATATTTGGCATACTTTTGAATCTAATTTAAGTGCTGGAAAACACAACTTTAAACTGGAGGTCAAAGATTGGAAAGACAATGTAAGGGTTTATGAAGCCAATTTCACGAGATAA
- a CDS encoding fumarylacetoacetate hydrolase family protein, with product MKVIAIGRNYIDHAKELNNPIPKEPVVFMKPDTALLKDNKDFYYPDFSNDIHYEAEIVLRVCKEGKHISAKFAHTYFDAIGLGIDFTARDIQQKHKEKGLPWELAKSFDGSAVISTLIPKENLGDLKNLDFSLVKNTELVQQGNTKDMIFSYEDLIVYISKFITLRKGDLIYTGTPAGVGPVIIGDTLVGYIGQEQMFSCVIK from the coding sequence ATGAAAGTTATTGCTATAGGCCGCAACTATATAGACCACGCTAAAGAACTCAACAACCCCATTCCCAAAGAACCCGTTGTTTTCATGAAACCAGATACAGCTTTACTAAAAGACAACAAAGACTTCTATTACCCCGATTTTTCGAATGACATTCATTATGAAGCTGAAATCGTTTTACGTGTCTGTAAAGAGGGTAAACATATAAGTGCCAAATTTGCACATACATATTTTGATGCCATCGGATTAGGAATAGATTTTACAGCTCGAGATATACAACAAAAACATAAAGAAAAGGGGCTACCTTGGGAACTTGCGAAATCTTTTGACGGTTCAGCAGTTATCAGTACACTGATACCTAAAGAAAATTTAGGTGATCTTAAAAATCTTGATTTTTCATTAGTCAAGAATACTGAGCTTGTACAACAGGGAAATACAAAAGATATGATTTTTTCTTACGAAGATCTAATTGTATATATATCCAAGTTCATTACTTTACGAAAAGGAGACTTAATTTATACAGGAACTCCGGCAGGCGTGGGACCAGTAATTATTGGTGATACTTTAGTTGGATATATCGGTCAAGAGCAAATGTTTAGTTGTGTTATTAAGTAA
- a CDS encoding DUF6266 family protein, producing the protein MAIQENGPNGLFKGKVGSVYGYELNGQNIIRGARRKSNKPPSEAVLLNRQKIKVAGNFMRPIKSLLQYGYRNIAPKGSKIGPFQLAQQHILKETMELDADCQYYVNVEKVFIFKGPLSPPVGCSVEKHGKMLHVKWTAIPDYADKMFKINVALFNTNNFIQLDIGIAEVNQGACTIPLVGYGDAGVPIHVYLGIWDSLHDLLSDSVYCGIVE; encoded by the coding sequence ATGGCAATTCAAGAAAACGGTCCTAATGGACTTTTTAAAGGTAAAGTGGGTTCAGTATATGGTTATGAGCTCAACGGACAGAATATTATAAGAGGCGCTCGTAGAAAAAGTAACAAACCACCGAGTGAAGCAGTACTGTTGAATCGACAGAAAATCAAAGTTGCGGGTAACTTTATGCGGCCTATAAAAAGTCTGTTGCAATATGGATACCGTAATATTGCGCCCAAAGGAAGCAAAATCGGTCCATTTCAATTGGCACAACAACACATCTTAAAGGAAACAATGGAATTGGACGCAGATTGCCAATATTATGTCAATGTAGAAAAAGTTTTTATTTTTAAAGGTCCTCTTTCTCCTCCGGTAGGATGTTCAGTAGAGAAACATGGCAAGATGCTACATGTCAAATGGACTGCTATTCCTGATTATGCAGATAAAATGTTTAAAATAAATGTTGCTTTATTCAATACCAATAACTTTATCCAGCTTGATATTGGTATTGCAGAGGTTAATCAAGGGGCATGTACGATACCGTTAGTAGGATATGGTGATGCAGGAGTTCCAATTCACGTTTATTTAGGAATTTGGGATTCTTTACATGATCTGCTTTCTGATTCCGTGTATTGCGGTATTGTCGAATAG
- a CDS encoding HAD family hydrolase has product MKDLRAVFFDFDGTLVDSERFYFEAWKPILKQHFAVDLDFETWIQYFAGHTLARNILTMQELWGVDVKEEFMWKSTRENYANQDMLTIPLMPHARELIDFLVERDIQMGLVTSNFRPTVERMLEHYGLLQHFSWFVTREDVVNPKPNPTCYQKALLLSGFDTSEVVAVEDTATGSRAAYDAGLTCIAVTKQKAERDRLDFVNHLLFDLKEVNDLLR; this is encoded by the coding sequence ATGAAAGATTTAAGAGCTGTATTTTTTGATTTTGATGGGACCTTGGTAGATTCTGAACGTTTTTATTTTGAAGCATGGAAACCCATTCTTAAACAGCACTTTGCTGTTGATTTGGATTTCGAGACTTGGATTCAGTATTTTGCAGGACATACTTTGGCCCGTAATATACTAACGATGCAAGAACTCTGGGGAGTTGATGTTAAGGAAGAATTCATGTGGAAAAGTACTAGGGAAAATTATGCAAATCAAGATATGTTAACGATCCCTTTGATGCCACACGCAAGAGAATTAATTGATTTTTTGGTGGAAAGGGACATTCAGATGGGTTTAGTGACTTCCAATTTTAGGCCAACCGTTGAGCGCATGCTTGAGCATTACGGCTTGTTGCAACATTTTTCATGGTTCGTAACGCGTGAAGATGTTGTTAATCCTAAGCCGAACCCAACTTGTTATCAAAAAGCCTTGTTATTATCCGGTTTTGATACATCAGAAGTCGTTGCTGTAGAGGATACCGCTACAGGATCTCGTGCTGCATATGATGCCGGATTGACATGTATTGCTGTAACAAAGCAAAAAGCTGAACGTGATCGCTTGGATTTTGTCAACCATCTTTTATTCGATCTTAAGGAGGTTAATGACCTACTCAGATAG
- a CDS encoding gluconate 2-dehydrogenase subunit 3 family protein — protein sequence MMNRRTLVKQLFIIAGGIAILPSCLREQGGASIVLQNIKLSASDEDFLAKLAEIVIPKTDSPGGLELNLHLFVMKMVDDCESPENQQHFLKGLAIMKERLDSITLDQTLSSLTALENEKEGDEAAFFKIFKNRTIQGYLNSEYVMKNKLIYKLIPGPYEPAVKLKA from the coding sequence ATGATGAATCGAAGAACCCTTGTTAAGCAGTTATTTATTATCGCAGGAGGAATCGCCATATTGCCTTCTTGTCTTCGTGAACAAGGGGGAGCATCAATTGTGCTCCAAAATATTAAGTTATCAGCTTCAGATGAAGATTTTTTGGCAAAGCTTGCTGAAATTGTTATTCCTAAAACAGACTCTCCAGGAGGATTAGAACTAAATTTGCATTTATTTGTGATGAAGATGGTCGATGATTGCGAAAGTCCTGAAAATCAACAGCATTTTTTGAAGGGGCTAGCTATAATGAAAGAGCGATTGGACTCGATTACGCTGGATCAAACTTTAAGCTCTTTAACGGCTTTGGAGAACGAAAAAGAGGGAGATGAAGCTGCTTTTTTCAAGATATTCAAGAACCGCACTATTCAAGGTTATCTAAATTCTGAATATGTAATGAAGAATAAATTGATTTATAAATTGATTCCTGGTCCTTATGAGCCTGCAGTAAAATTAAAAGCATAA
- a CDS encoding GMC oxidoreductase, with amino-acid sequence MANINIDSQKNRTYDAIVIGSGISGGWSAKELCEKGLKTLVLERGRDVKHIKDYPTTNMNPWEFEHRNEMPYAIKQENPIVSKCYAFHEDAAHFFVKDKEHPYVQDKPFDWIRGYQVGGKSLLWARQTQRWSDFDFEGPARDGFAVDWPIRYADLKPWYDYVEKFAGIAGDKDGLPELPDGEFLPGYPLNMVEKYFKQSVSSQYPERKVISARCAHLSKPNQIHFDQGRVQCQNRTLCQRGCPFGGYFSSNAVTLPWAAKTGNMTLRPFSVVHSILYDEQKGKAVGVRVIDTNTKEEIDFYARIIFVNAAAINTNLILLNSKSNRFPNGLGNDSGVLGKYVAFHNYSARIYAEYEGLQDYTTEGRNPAGGGYIPRFRNLHKQETNFLRGYAAGFGAYRGTSADRSGAGESLKNNLLNPKLGNWQVGSHMMGETIPKESGQVTLDTKKTDDWGVPLLHIAVDYDDNDAKMKKDYLDTMEDMFKTAGFTNIRRDDGSQAPGLDIHEMGGARMGLDPKTSILNKWNQMHSVPNVFVTDGAAMTSTSTQNPSLTYMAFSARAVDYAIAEMKKGNL; translated from the coding sequence ATGGCAAATATTAATATAGATAGTCAAAAGAATAGAACTTACGATGCAATTGTGATCGGTTCGGGGATCAGTGGTGGATGGTCTGCTAAGGAATTGTGCGAAAAGGGGTTGAAGACTTTGGTTTTAGAGCGAGGTCGGGATGTGAAGCACATTAAAGATTATCCAACCACCAATATGAATCCTTGGGAATTTGAACATCGCAATGAGATGCCTTATGCCATAAAACAGGAAAATCCAATCGTTAGTAAATGTTATGCCTTTCACGAAGATGCGGCTCATTTTTTTGTCAAAGATAAAGAGCATCCTTATGTACAAGATAAACCTTTTGATTGGATTCGCGGATATCAAGTAGGGGGCAAGTCGCTTTTATGGGCGAGACAGACACAACGTTGGTCTGACTTTGACTTTGAAGGTCCAGCTCGTGATGGTTTTGCTGTGGACTGGCCTATTCGTTATGCCGATTTAAAACCATGGTATGATTATGTTGAAAAATTTGCAGGGATTGCTGGCGATAAGGATGGTCTGCCCGAATTGCCTGACGGTGAATTTTTACCAGGATATCCGCTAAATATGGTAGAAAAATATTTCAAGCAATCGGTATCCTCTCAATATCCAGAGCGGAAAGTAATTTCAGCACGCTGTGCACACCTTTCCAAACCGAATCAAATTCATTTTGATCAAGGACGTGTACAATGTCAAAATCGTACTTTATGTCAACGAGGTTGTCCATTTGGAGGTTACTTTAGCTCCAATGCCGTAACGTTGCCTTGGGCTGCAAAAACAGGAAATATGACTCTCCGTCCTTTTTCTGTAGTTCATTCTATTTTATATGATGAACAAAAAGGTAAAGCTGTAGGTGTTCGCGTGATCGACACCAATACCAAGGAGGAAATCGATTTTTATGCGCGTATTATCTTTGTCAATGCAGCAGCAATCAATACAAATTTAATTTTGTTGAATTCGAAATCCAATCGTTTTCCTAATGGTCTAGGTAACGACTCGGGTGTACTGGGAAAATATGTTGCTTTTCATAACTATAGTGCCCGGATTTATGCAGAGTATGAAGGACTACAAGATTATACTACTGAAGGAAGAAACCCAGCGGGTGGGGGATATATTCCTCGATTTAGAAATTTACATAAACAAGAAACGAACTTTCTTCGTGGATATGCGGCAGGTTTTGGTGCTTATCGTGGTACCTCTGCTGATCGCTCAGGTGCTGGGGAATCCTTGAAAAATAATTTATTAAATCCGAAATTAGGCAATTGGCAAGTCGGTTCCCATATGATGGGAGAAACGATTCCAAAAGAATCTGGCCAAGTAACATTGGATACAAAGAAAACAGATGATTGGGGAGTTCCTTTACTTCATATTGCTGTCGATTACGATGATAATGACGCAAAGATGAAGAAAGATTATCTCGATACGATGGAGGATATGTTTAAGACTGCCGGATTTACCAATATTCGACGTGATGATGGTAGTCAGGCTCCAGGCCTGGACATTCATGAAATGGGGGGAGCGCGTATGGGCTTGGACCCCAAAACGTCTATACTAAATAAGTGGAATCAAATGCATTCGGTACCCAATGTTTTTGTTACAGATGGTGCAGCAATGACATCAACTTCTACTCAAAATCCTTCTCTAACTTATATGGCTTTTTCTGCTCGTGCAGTGGATTATGCGATAGCAGAAATGAAAAAAGGAAATCTATAA
- a CDS encoding SusC/RagA family TonB-linked outer membrane protein gives MNKFDARTLLQLKKKSKLFFSLAVIAGSMQHVYASSVTSLGYVEVSEAKNLVAKQGQVSGKVLDGTGNPVPGVTISVKGSPGGTQTGQDGSFSINAKVGDVLVVSSVGYKTSETKVTSTTGLTIRLESTADQLDEVVVVGYGTMRKSDVTGSIAMVKGADMIKDQNFSPLDNLRGKASGVNIFSNSSQPGAYGNKVIIRGMATINSSSSPLYVVDGVVMEDFQLLNPNDIENIEVLKDASSAAIYGARGANGVILVTTKRGNKDGRRTISYQGSLGVSSPQRYMDLLNAQEWTDAFMIGLENENKYQGKTWNLDRSTWFNDPDYFDATGKPLYDTDWQREATRTAISQNHQLSIQQGDDKSSVGAFINYTDQQGIVNNTYNKRLNGKLAYDSKPTSWLSTAVNLSVNHTWGRYTPEDGGGQDARRTMIEMLPWLPVRDKLGEYTNSASSSIADVLGFEGMANPVSILELQKRMRYNTQIFGNAALTFHLADGLDLKTQFGIDNHDKKYQGYSSISLNNISKPNGWAERNHTNTFYWQEETYLTYNKQFDKHRINAMAGLSWQARTYDFDNSRTEGFFDDFYEFNNMGIGILPAPPGSNWNKWAMNSYFLRASYSYDNRYSATVTSRYDGSSKFGKNNKYAFFPSAGLAWNVSNEDFLKGNESISNLKLHSSYGMTGNSEIDPYKSLAIVEAGTILLNNNRAPYSFVSTIANPDLKWEKTAQFDFGVELGLFQNRLNFDISYYHKKTTDLLLDAPVPTASGFSTVMKNIGSVQNKGLDMMITGTLVNNENFNWKSSLNMNYNKNEVLKLGENNADILMNSWVGGPNSVIRVGENLNSFFGYRRLGIYTQADVDAGNATLNQIGRPKRTTEKEIIGKGIPDWTGSFINNLRYKNFDFTLDLQFVKGVEVMQQFFHSTYDRFGITNGLKEILTDAYNGTNPNTMEQAIYLTNGGHAGQDSNVDDSWVADGSYIRVNLIQLGYTFKPEVLKRVGMSNLRIYANANNPFLFTSSDFKGYDPESTSQGTGNFGQNMTFFAYPRAKTFSLGLNVTF, from the coding sequence ATGAACAAATTTGACGCAAGAACATTATTGCAGTTAAAGAAAAAATCAAAATTGTTTTTTTCATTAGCTGTTATTGCTGGATCTATGCAACATGTCTATGCATCGTCAGTTACTTCGTTAGGATACGTGGAAGTATCAGAAGCAAAAAACCTTGTTGCTAAACAAGGTCAAGTAAGTGGAAAGGTATTGGATGGTACAGGCAATCCAGTACCAGGTGTGACTATCTCGGTAAAAGGATCTCCTGGAGGAACTCAGACAGGACAAGATGGTAGTTTCAGTATCAATGCTAAAGTCGGAGATGTACTCGTTGTATCGTCTGTAGGGTATAAGACCTCAGAAACAAAAGTGACAAGTACCACCGGTTTAACGATTCGTCTCGAATCAACTGCAGATCAATTGGATGAGGTCGTTGTAGTCGGTTATGGTACGATGCGTAAGTCTGATGTGACCGGATCTATAGCTATGGTAAAAGGTGCAGACATGATCAAAGATCAGAATTTTAGTCCATTGGACAACCTAAGAGGTAAAGCATCTGGGGTTAACATCTTTTCCAATTCCAGCCAGCCTGGAGCCTACGGTAATAAGGTAATCATCCGAGGAATGGCAACGATCAATTCTTCATCTAGCCCATTATATGTTGTCGATGGAGTTGTCATGGAAGATTTTCAATTGTTGAATCCCAATGATATTGAAAATATTGAAGTACTAAAAGATGCATCTTCTGCTGCTATTTATGGTGCTCGGGGTGCAAATGGAGTAATTCTAGTTACGACCAAGCGTGGTAATAAAGATGGAAGACGAACCATTAGTTATCAGGGATCACTTGGTGTAAGTTCTCCGCAGCGTTATATGGATCTTTTAAATGCACAAGAATGGACAGATGCATTTATGATTGGCTTGGAAAATGAAAATAAATACCAAGGAAAAACTTGGAATTTAGATCGTTCAACATGGTTTAATGATCCTGATTACTTTGATGCTACGGGTAAACCTTTGTATGATACCGATTGGCAGCGTGAAGCAACTCGAACAGCTATTTCACAAAATCATCAACTCAGTATTCAACAAGGTGATGATAAATCCTCAGTTGGTGCTTTTATTAATTATACGGATCAACAAGGTATCGTTAATAACACGTATAATAAACGTTTGAATGGTAAGTTGGCTTATGATTCTAAACCCACATCTTGGTTATCAACAGCTGTCAACTTAAGTGTGAATCATACTTGGGGACGCTATACGCCTGAGGATGGGGGAGGTCAAGATGCGCGTCGTACAATGATTGAAATGCTTCCTTGGCTTCCGGTAAGAGATAAACTCGGTGAATATACAAATTCTGCTTCTTCATCAATCGCTGATGTTCTTGGTTTTGAAGGTATGGCCAATCCAGTTTCAATTTTAGAACTGCAAAAGCGTATGCGGTATAATACGCAGATTTTTGGTAATGCTGCTTTGACGTTTCATCTTGCTGATGGATTAGATCTGAAAACACAATTTGGTATTGATAATCATGATAAAAAATATCAGGGTTACTCATCTATATCATTGAATAATATCTCTAAACCAAATGGTTGGGCTGAAAGAAATCATACCAATACTTTCTATTGGCAGGAAGAGACTTATTTGACTTATAATAAGCAGTTTGATAAACACCGTATTAATGCAATGGCTGGTTTGTCGTGGCAAGCTCGTACCTATGATTTCGATAATTCAAGAACGGAAGGTTTCTTTGATGATTTTTATGAATTCAATAATATGGGTATCGGAATTTTACCGGCTCCTCCAGGATCAAACTGGAATAAATGGGCAATGAACTCGTATTTTTTAAGAGCTTCTTATTCGTATGATAATCGTTATTCAGCGACTGTTACGAGTCGTTATGATGGTTCATCCAAATTTGGAAAAAATAATAAATATGCTTTTTTCCCGTCAGCTGGTTTAGCATGGAATGTTTCTAACGAAGATTTCTTAAAAGGAAATGAATCTATAAGTAACCTAAAACTACATAGTAGTTATGGAATGACGGGTAATTCTGAGATAGATCCATATAAATCTTTAGCTATTGTTGAAGCTGGAACTATATTATTGAACAATAATAGAGCTCCATATTCTTTTGTGAGTACCATTGCCAATCCTGATTTAAAATGGGAGAAAACAGCTCAGTTTGATTTCGGAGTTGAGTTGGGATTATTTCAAAATCGTTTAAATTTTGATATTTCTTACTATCATAAAAAAACTACTGATTTATTGTTAGATGCGCCTGTGCCAACAGCGTCAGGATTTAGTACGGTAATGAAGAATATTGGTTCTGTACAAAATAAAGGTTTAGATATGATGATCACAGGTACTCTTGTAAATAACGAGAATTTCAACTGGAAATCATCTCTAAATATGAATTACAATAAAAACGAAGTATTGAAATTGGGTGAAAATAATGCCGATATTTTAATGAATAGTTGGGTTGGTGGACCTAATAGTGTGATTCGCGTGGGAGAAAATTTAAATAGTTTTTTCGGTTATCGTAGATTGGGAATTTATACACAAGCAGATGTGGACGCGGGTAATGCTACCTTAAATCAAATAGGTAGACCAAAACGTACAACAGAAAAAGAGATTATTGGAAAGGGAATACCGGATTGGACGGGTAGTTTTATTAATAATTTAAGATATAAAAACTTTGATTTTACTTTAGATCTTCAATTTGTTAAAGGAGTAGAAGTAATGCAACAATTTTTTCATTCTACTTATGACCGTTTTGGTATTACCAATGGCTTAAAAGAGATTTTAACCGATGCTTATAACGGTACAAATCCCAATACCATGGAGCAAGCGATCTACCTCACTAATGGAGGACATGCCGGTCAAGATAGTAACGTTGACGATTCATGGGTAGCAGATGGCTCCTATATTCGAGTGAATTTAATTCAATTGGGCTACACGTTTAAGCCAGAAGTGTTGAAACGGGTGGGGATGTCTAATTTAAGGATCTATGCAAATGCTAATAATCCATTCTTATTTACATCGAGTGATTTCAAAGGATATGATCCCGAAAGTACTTCTCAAGGAACAGGTAATTTTGGACAAAATATGACATTCTTTGCTTATCCAAGAGCGAAGACTTTCTCTTTAGGTCTTAATGTTACATTTTAA